Genomic window (Xenopus laevis strain J_2021 chromosome 3S, Xenopus_laevis_v10.1, whole genome shotgun sequence):
TCCCCCCCCCATGACTTTATccctgtaaaatatgaagatccaaattacagaaagatccattatctggaaaacaggtcccatacctgcatctaCCAGCTTTAACAAGTCTAAAGGCTCTAAGCATCACATAACAGAACGGTCTTACTATAAATTGGTGTttggggtttaaaaaataaatttcctaTGACAGTAACCAAGTATTCCCACAGCAATCAGCCACATCTTGTGCAGCCTCTTTAGGAAGTGCAGAACTATTTGCATGAGCTTTCTTCACTCAGCAAAAGGGAACTAGGATTAACTTCTATATTATAGTTTATGAACATTTACAGGTAACTAGCAAGTGAGGTATGGATATAATATGTAGTTGTAATTTGCTATGATTTGGTAATCTTGTACCttgcatatatttatacactTACTGTAGGTAGATATGTCTATTTCATCAGGCAGCTCCCCCACATTGACTTCAAACCTATCTTGAACGTCGTTAAGGATTTTGGCATCTTCTTCATCTGACACAAAGGTTATGGCCAAACCCTTTGTGCCAAATCTACCTGCACGGGCTACCTACAAGAAGAAATGGGAAGTTTTTATACAGGCAGGTCACCCTCCAGAGGTCTGAAACTAGCAAAAGATGTACCCACCACAGCAGGTTATGAAACACAAGGGTGACTGGAAGCACAGCTCTGCTCCTGTGTGGGGCTGCCACTGGCTAGCACTCACCCTATGCAAGTATGTGTCAGAGTCTTCTGGCATGTCGTAATTGAAAACAATATTCACTCGCTCAATGTCCATTCCTCGACCAAACAGATTTGTGGCCACCAGGATCCTTCTTTGAAAGTCTTTAAATTGCTGGTATCTGGAGAGCCTGCAAACATGGAAAAACCAAGATGAACCAGGAAAAGATCTGCAGTCAAAGGTAGGTGTGGGGGAGGTTGGTTAGTGATACAAAGACTGCACTCCACCATAACCCAACCCAGATATTCCTTTAACCTCTCTTTAGGATAGGGTGTCCGCAAAATGCAACTTCAAGCATCAACATTTATTTGTACCAGATCCTGACTAGTGCTCATGAGACCAAACCAAATTGGATGTCTCTGGAACATTTTACCAGTCTACCCAGCCTGTCATTGTTTTTCTCTCCTGTCCTCCAGAAGCTTTGCTGAACTACCGCACCCCATCTAATAAAGGTATCACTACTCACCTCTCCTCCTGCGACATGTTTCTGTGAATAGCAATAGCAGGGAAGTTTTGTTCAATCAAGAGCTGAGCAAGAGCCATGCATCTCTGCACTGATTTCACAAAGATAACCACCTGCAGGAGACCATTAGAAGTTACATTAGTTTCACTTTGAAATACAGAGGAGAAAACATTAaagacaaacataatatcaacagggccggatttgcatagtgggcacccctaggcccattgccgtTCGTCACCCATGCCCCCCCCTTTATtcctgcaaattttcataataGGGACCCGAGTAATGTGGATTGGgcatgggaaatttacaaaattattgtatcttctgcacatgcccagtgtttttgaaccaatgtggatgtggttgggcagcatgccgcccccctaaaatcatgccgccctaggtggcctttccacaaatctgggcctgaatatcaaaggctatggtgattctaagctctatagttagtataggtatgggtatatagaatttaattaaaagtagggaggggtgtgtgtagggatgctgggttttcatttggaggggttgaactttgtcttttttcaacccaatttaactatgtaactttgaaatacagaagtgaaaaaaaagaaaaggtgttTTTTGCTACATACATAAGCAGCAGCATAAGTAAATGACTAAGCTTGTGCAGGGAAAGTGAAGAACACAATACTCAGAACTTATCTAGAATGTTTTGTTTATGAAGACTTACCTGATTAAACTCCAATACATCCAGTAAATCAAAAAGCTTGCGGTTCTTCTCACTGTCCTTTAACTTTACATAATATTGCTGCAGACCATGAAGTGTTAGCTTTGTCTCATCATCCACAAATACCTCCATAGGCtgtggaagaaaaacaaaattgttaaTTAGAAACTTTTACTCTGAAAATATTATGGGTTGCCCTTGTACTACTCACATCTTGCATGAACTTCCGACACACAGGACGGATCTCTTTACTCAGGGTGGCGCTGAACATCATGCACTGTTTCTCATGGGGTGTCAGACGGAAAATCTCCTGTACATCTCTTCTCATATCTAAACAGAAGATAATTTGATCCAGGTTAAGGCTTGAAAAATTGCACACTACAAAAACTACTGTAATGCTCTCCACTCTCAAGTTGTCCTTTAACCCATCCCTAACTACATTATGTAGCATTTTGCATTATGTCATGGACTCATAACACATGCTGATTGAGAGTATGACACTGCTTATGGCAGGACTAGTTagcctttaaaaacaaattcagcCTTTCATGTAAAGTGGAGTGCCAGCATGGAGTTAAGAGTCTCCTAAACTGGCACCCCCAGTCAGAGGCTTTCCTTGTGCTTTAGAAGTTATAAAAATAGAACCATTGTAGAATATCCATATTCCTTTAATCAGAACATTCTGAACCGTTTTATATCCATATTCCTTTAATCAGAACATTCTGAACCGTTTTAGACaatgaaagtctaaaatagaatacagctagaaatgctgtattttgtatactaaacataaacttactgcaccataaagcctaatcaaacaaatgatttatgctttcaaagttggccacagggggctgtcatcttgtaactttgttaaacatctttgcctgaccctgcacatgctcattgtggtcagggctgcttagggatcatcataaacaaagctgcttgaattctgcatgctGGTAAGTaagatgggggctccccctgctgttcataagtatgattgtttccctgctcagcagttagggaccatctgacaattcctatctacagcagtaaatgaagggagaacgtcactgcatacagtcaggtttcttataaaaacggtacacattttttaattaaagtatattggagaggtttctttttcattaaagaaagtaaaaatgggattttatttttttgcctttccttgtcctttaagacagTCTGCATAATGTCTTGCTAAGAAAAACTGCTACAGTGAacattacacccccccccccagttacaCACGCCCCACCAGCCTTACCCAGCTGCTCCAGCATCTTGTCACATTCATCCAACACAAAGTGTTTCACATTCTTCAAATTCAGGATCTTGCTTCGGACCAGTGCCAAGATACGACCTGGCGTTCCAACAACGATATGGGGACAGCTCTTGCGTATGGTGTCTTCGTCTTTCTTGATAGAGAGCCCACCAAAGAAGACTGCCACCTGGGAGGAAAGGGAGGTTGGAGGGATTAAGCATTTCCAATTTAGAAGTCAAACGTATTTTAGATTAACGGCTATGcaacagaagaaaacaaaataaggGATATTTAACAATGTTACTGAAATACTTACTTTGACAGTTGGCATATATTTGGAGAATCTCTCGTATTCCTTACTGATCTGGAAGGCCAGCTCACGAGTGTGGCACATAACTAGGACAGACACCTGCCCCTCCACTGCTTCAATCTGCTGCAGGGTGGCAAGGACAAACACAGCAGTCTTTCCCATACCAGATTTAGCCTGGCAAAGAATGTCCATACCGAGGATGGCCTGAGGAATACACTCGTGTTGGACTGCAAGAAAGTGGAAACAGCAATGGAATTAGAGCAAGTGCAgacaagatattaaaggaattgttcagtataaaaataaaaactgggtaaaaagatagtatgtgtaaaataaaacatttctaatagttagccagaaatggaatgtataaaggctggagtgactgtttAACATaacgtcctgcttttcagctctctaactccgagttagtcagtgactataaaggGGGGCCACACAGGACATAACTGTTTGgtgtgtttgcaattgatcctcagcattcagctcagattcaaaagcaacagttatgacccatgtgcccccccctcacaAGTCggtgattggctactgcctggtagccaatcagtggaaaccaatatagctgaaaagcaggaagtagagttctgcctaattacatagttaagttaaattggtttgaaaaagaaaaagtcccatcaagttcaacccctccaaatgaaaacccagcatccatacacacaaccctccccttttgtctgtccaaaaaatcatccaagccattcttaaaggtattaactgaatcagccatcacccagcagtgcattccacagcctcactgtcctgactgtgaagaaccccctacattgcttcaaatgaaagttctttcctTCTAGtcaaaaggggtggcctctggtacggtgatccactttatgggtaaaaaggtcccctgccatttgtctataatgtcctctaatgtacttgtaaagtacaATCATGTCCcatcgcaagcgccttttttcccccagagaaaacaccAACTTTAACAGTCTACCCtcgtaatttaagtcttccatccttctaaccaatttagttgaaTGTCTgtgctctctctccagctcatttatatccctcttaaggactggagtccaaaactgcactgcatactccagatgaggcctcaacagggacctataaagaggcataattatgttttcatcccttgagttgatgcccttttttttatgcaagacagaactttgctttagtagccacagaatgacactgcccagaattagacaaattgtcatctacaaaaacccatagatccttctcctttaaggaaactcccaacacactgccatttagtgtataacttgcatttatattatttttgccaaagtgcataaccttgcatttatcaacattgaacctcattttccagtttgctgccgttttccaacttagacaaatcacttctgcaaagtggcagcatcctgcatggaacctatagttctgcacaatttatcaTCTTCtgcaaaaatagagacagtactttcaatgcccacctccaggtcactaataaacaagttgaaaagaaagggacatagtacagagccctgcggtactccactaacaacactggtccaattagaaaatgttctatttactaccactctttgtagtctatattttagccagttctctatcaaggtacaaatactatgttccatgccaatattccttaatttaaccagtaaccttttgtgtggcactatatcaaatgctttagcataaaaccatgctggaacaaactcatagtattgggatttgctatgaagtccagtatcttatcctttatatgcccttcaaaaagctttcctaccactgacgtcagactaactggcctatagttttgaggcggagaatgggatccttttttgaaaagaggcaccacattagaaattcgccagtctctcggcactatgccagatctcaatgaatcctgaaaaattaagtaaagaggttttgcaatcacagagctaagctcgctaagtaccctgtgatgaata
Coding sequences:
- the ddx39a.S gene encoding DEAD-box helicase 39A S homeolog isoform X1; the protein is MWKGEDYKPTWPLSSSDLLGSPLCSSSITPNTIYNIMTEQDVENELLDYEEDDEPQAPAETAVPIARKEVKGSYVSIHSSGFRDFLLKPELLRSIVDCGFEHPSEVQHECIPQAILGMDILCQAKSGMGKTAVFVLATLQQIEAVEGQVSVLVMCHTRELAFQISKEYERFSKYMPTVKVAVFFGGLSIKKDEDTIRKSCPHIVVGTPGRILALVRSKILNLKNVKHFVLDECDKMLEQLDMRRDVQEIFRLTPHEKQCMMFSATLSKEIRPVCRKFMQDPMEVFVDDETKLTLHGLQQYYVKLKDSEKNRKLFDLLDVLEFNQVVIFVKSVQRCMALAQLLIEQNFPAIAIHRNMSQEERLSRYQQFKDFQRRILVATNLFGRGMDIERVNIVFNYDMPEDSDTYLHRVARAGRFGTKGLAITFVSDEEDAKILNDVQDRFEVNVGELPDEIDISTYIEQSR
- the ddx39a.S gene encoding DEAD-box helicase 39A S homeolog, with amino-acid sequence MTEQDVENELLDYEEDDEPQAPAETAVPIARKEVKGSYVSIHSSGFRDFLLKPELLRSIVDCGFEHPSEVQHECIPQAILGMDILCQAKSGMGKTAVFVLATLQQIEAVEGQVSVLVMCHTRELAFQISKEYERFSKYMPTVKVAVFFGGLSIKKDEDTIRKSCPHIVVGTPGRILALVRSKILNLKNVKHFVLDECDKMLEQLDMRRDVQEIFRLTPHEKQCMMFSATLSKEIRPVCRKFMQDPMEVFVDDETKLTLHGLQQYYVKLKDSEKNRKLFDLLDVLEFNQVVIFVKSVQRCMALAQLLIEQNFPAIAIHRNMSQEERLSRYQQFKDFQRRILVATNLFGRGMDIERVNIVFNYDMPEDSDTYLHRVARAGRFGTKGLAITFVSDEEDAKILNDVQDRFEVNVGELPDEIDISTYIEQSR